In Aspergillus flavus chromosome 3, complete sequence, one genomic interval encodes:
- a CDS encoding putative translocation protein Sec62 codes for MAAPGQPSPQQIAAMQQQFAAEAARRGMTPEEFAKQQREQLNAEAAKHGMSTEQYVQQLRMRALAAHQKQVEAQRQGQGSPQPGQPGQPGQQGQQDEQGQQTPQQPQPQQTTHQVPVNPSNPPDPKAIAVAQFLRSQNLKPRTCIMDGQRKDMFKVKRAIRALESPAYAKAAAKKNSLLPPVTDRASAENVFKLLPLSLLALRVSKVDPHAGHNHAKPKNRVKGLWTVKIEQHQETDPMMHYVWLYEGPQWKQKAMAAAVVAGIFAVVLFPLWPMVMRQGVWYLSVGMMGLLGLFFAMSIFRLILFCVTVFAVPPGLWLFPNLFEDVGFIDSFKPLWGWQESKKKKKSKKSSGDASKSAKSPVSQPADSAPSATTTATAAPDTSSAVKRDLAPRVEEVTDE; via the exons ATGGCGGCGCCCGGCCAGCCGTCTCCCCAGCAGATTGCCGCCATGCAGCAACAGTTCGCTGCTGAGGCCGCAAGGCGTGGTATGACTCCGGAGGAATTCGCTAAACAACAGCGCGAACAGCTGAATGCTGAAGCTGCGAAGCATGGCATGTCCACGGAGCAATACGTCCAACAACTGAGAATGCGAGCTCTCGCTGCTCACCAGAAGCAGGTCGAGGCCCAACGACAGGGCCAAGGATCGCCACAGCCAGGACAGCCAGGACAACCAGGCCAGCAAGGCCAGCAAGACGAGCAAGGCCAGCAGACACCACAACAGCCTCAACCACAACAGACTACGCATCAAGTCCCTGTGAACCCATCGAATCCCCCAGACCCTAAAGCCATCGCGGTTGCGCAGTTCTTGCGATCTCAGAACCTGAAGCCGAGAACGTGTATCATGGATGGACAGAGGAAGGACATGTTCAAAG TGAAACGTGCCATTCGCGCTCTGGAGTCGCCCGCGTACGCTAAAGCAGCCGCAAAGAAGAACTCTTTACTCCCTCCCGTAACGGACCGTGCATCAGCAGAGAATGTTTTCAAGCTCCTCCCCCTATCGCTTCTTGCCTTGCGCGTGTCGAAAGTCGATCCCCACGCGGGTCACAACCACGCGAAGCCCAAGAACCGAGTCAAGGGGCTGTGGACCGTCAAGATTGAGCAACACCAGGAAACAGACCCTATGATGCACTACGTATGGCTATATGAGGGTCCGCAATGGAAACAGAAGGCTATGGCCGCCGCAGTGGTGGCTGGTATTTTCGCCGTTGTTCTCTTCCCATTGTGGCCCATGGTGATGAGACAGGGTGTTTGGTACCTGAGTGTTGGTATGATGGGTCTACTGGGGTTATTCTTCGCCATGTCGATCTTCCGTCTTATTCTGTTTTGCGTCACGGTCTTTGCTGTCCCTCCTGGTCTCTGGTTGTTCCCGAACTTGTTCGAGGATGTTGGCTTCATTGACAGCTTCAAGCCCTTGTGGGGTTGGCAAGAG agtaagaaaaagaagaagtctAAGAAGTCTTCCGGCGACGCATCCAAGTCCGCCAAGTCTCCCGTCTCTCAACCAGCCGACTCTGCCCCTTCAGCGACCACAACGGCAACCGCGGCCCCGGATACTTCAAGTGCCGTGAAGCGCGATCTGGCCCCTCGAGTTGAGGAGGTGACAGACGAGTAA
- the gprD gene encoding G protein-coupled receptor GprD, translating to MIALIRMLHLLNGEDAQTHFTKRQNATQQPLTGGDRAGFIAMGVVALCSFIASFCLLSFLTYRFIFWKRYYKRPLAANQYVVLIYNLLLIDIQQATAFVLCLYWVSRGHVDYPSAACVLQGWWIQIGDPGSGLFIMAIAMHTGAVVLRGRQLPHRTFVCCVIGLWAFIIVLGLIPVGLFGSKTFVISEAGWCWLGPEHETERLWVHYLWIFLAEFGTVVFYGMLFFHLRRRMKQAAMLRQGHQESLKRLNRVVIYMVIYPIVYLVLSLPLAAGRMSTARHIVQSRGYFAVAGSLMALSGLVDVVVYTLTRRHLLLDTEISTSDKMYAYSNSNAYQTHITTTTRENKKPRMGSRLRRGLQTINDTINDGDSTEDLRKDGDMEMADLGHGVYQETTIEISHEPADPDEFHGNKRNSG from the exons ATGATCGCCCTCATTCGCATGTTGCACTTGCTTAATGGTGAGGATGCTCAGACGCACTTTACGAAACGGCAAAATGCAACACAGCAGCCTCTCACGGGCGGGGATAGAGCGGGGTTTATTGCTATGGGGGTGGTCGCCCTCTGTTCTTTTATTGCATCGTTCTGTTTGTTAAGTTTCCTTACCTACCGTTTCATCTTTTGGAAACGTTACTATAAACGTCCCCTCGCCGCCAACCAATACGTCGTGTTGATTTACAATCTTCTTCTGATTGATATCCAACAAGCAACTGCCTTCGTGCTATGCCTCTACTGGGTTTCGCGTGGTCATGTCGACTATCCAAGTGCGGCCTGCGTCCTGCAAGGTTGGTGGATTCAGATTGGTGACCCTGGAAGTGGGTTGTTTATCATGGCAATTGCGATGCACACCGGTGCCGTCGTACTCAGAGGACGGCAACTTCCACACCGGACCTTTGTGTGTTGTGTTATAGGACTATGGGCCTTCATTATCGTGCTAGGATTAATCCCTGTGGGGTTATTTGGTTCCAAGACTTTCGTAATCTCCGAGGCCGGTTGG tgCTGGCTTGGCCCCGAACACGAGACGGAACGTCTCTGGGTTCATTATCTATGGATCTTTCTTGCCGAATTTGGAACAGTCGTCTTCTACGGCATGCTATTCTTCCACCTACGACGTCGTATGAAGCAGGCAGCGATGCTCCGTCAAGGACACCAAGAAAGTCTGAAACGACTAAACCGTGTCGTCATCTACATGGTTATTTACCCGATTGTATACCTGGTCTTATCCCTTCCACTGGCAGCAGGCCGTATGTCGACAGCCAGACACATCGTTCAGAGCAGAGGGTACTTCGCCGTGGCTGGGTCCCTAATGGCGTTGTCAGGCCTGGTAGACGTTGTAGTGTACACGTTGACCCGGCGGCACTTGCTGCTTGATACGGAGATCAGCACATCGGATAAGATGTACGCTTACTCCAACTCGAACGCATACCAGACACACATCACAACTACCACAAGAGAGAACAAGAAGCCGCGTATGGGGTCTCGGCTACGCCGTGGTCTACAGACAATAAACGACACGATAAATGATGGGGACTCCACTGAAGACCTGCGCAAGGATGGCGACATGGAAATGGCCGATCTGGGCCACGGAGTGTACCAGGAGACTACGATCGAGATCTCGCACGAGCCAGCGGACCCGGACGAATTTCACGGAAATAAACGGAATAGTGGATGA
- a CDS encoding allergenic cerato-platanin Asp F13, with the protein MLRYVLENGYINLLGVPRRGFTITSNSRTLSKTLKPETFLPPSSQAVFKRPSFRTSIITMKSFTTISLLALFSSALAAPVEQSTDASTAATISVSYDQKYDVSGSSLTTVSCSDGVYGLISQGYSTFGSLPGFPNIGGAPTVAGWNSPNCGKCYQLHYAAGNVDKSIYVTAIDAAPGGFNIGLQAMNTLTNGLAEQLGRVNVDYTEVPRSNCGFP; encoded by the coding sequence ATGCTTCGATATGTCCTTGAAAATGGGTATATAAACCTCCTCGGAGTCCCTCGAAGAGGATTTACAATCACAAGCAACTCGAGAACACTCTCCAAGACACTGAAGCCAGAAACCTTCCTACCACCTTCCTCTCAAGCCGTCTTCAAACGACCATCTTTCAGAACATCCATCATAACAATGAAGTCCTTCACTACCATCTCTCTCCTCgccctcttctcctcggcTTTGGCCGCACCTGTTGAGCAGTCAACCGACGCTTCCACCGCCGCTACTATTTCCGTCTCCTACGACCAAAAGTACGATGTCAGCGGCAGCTCTCTGACTACTGTTTCCTGCTCGGACGGTGTCTACGGCCTCATTTCCCAGGGCTACAGCACCTTCGGATCCCTCCCGGGCTTCCCTAATATCGGAGGTGCTCCTACCGTCGCCGGCTGGAACAGCCCCAATTGCGGAAAGTGCTACCAGCTCCACTATGCGGCCGGCAACGTTGACAAGTCCATTTACGTGACTGCCATTGATGCGGCACCCGGTGGCTTCAACATCGGCCTGCAGGCCATGAACACCCTGACGAATGGATTGGCCGAGCAGTTGGGCAGAGTCAATGTGGACTACACTGAAGTTCCCCGCTCGAACTGCGGCTTCCCTTAA
- a CDS encoding putative NADPH-adrenodoxin reductase Arh1 (NADPH-adrenodoxin reductase Arh1) codes for MNLQRVPYICSQCTVQISRSPLRRSPHRLLPQPVWQRRHNSQSVQTNQPFRVAVVGSGPAGFYAAYRLLAKVDDAVVDMYEKLPVPFGLVRYGVAPDHPEVKNCEEKFTEVAASPRFNFIGNIELGEDLPLQALKPHYDAILFSYGAPKDKELGIPGEKACRNVYSAREFVGWYNGLPEHRDLAPDLTSGENAVIIGQGNVALDVARILLSDVDTLRKTDITDYAVEALAKSKIKRVHVVGRRGPMQAAFTIKELRELLQLPGVSFDPVRKELFPPDDVMNSLPRAQKRLIQLLAKGSSNDPATSAKSWSLDFLLSPECLNWSPIHPYRLSHVKFSRNELDPADPYITSAKVSPKYLSNGQRAQVNIPANTFFRSVGYKSLPLPGLEDLGIQFDTKRGVIPNDGFGRVTSPTNTGDNEQLPDGSVISHLPGLYCAGWVKRGPTGVIATTMTDAFTTADVVAADLSSHRGKGSLLNGPGHSTGLGWEGVRPEAEKRGLRATTWEDWQRIDAAERERGQQIGKIRSKFGRVEEMLEVVQ; via the exons ATGAACCTCCAGCGTGTGCCTTACATCTGTTCGCAATGCACGGTGCAGATCAGCCGCTCTCCACTCCGCCGCTCGCCGCATCGTCTTCTACCGCAACCAGTATGGCAACGACGTCATAACAGTCAGTCCGTTCAGACTAATCAACCTTTTCGCGTCGCTGTTGTGGGGTCGGGTCCGGCCGGTTTCTATGCAGCCTATAGACTGTTGGCAAAAGTGGACGATGCTGTGGTAGATATGTACGAAAAATTACCCGTGCCCTTCGGGCTGGTGCGGTATGGGGTAGCACCAGACCATCCGGAAGTCAAG AATTGTGAGGAGAAATTTACCGAAGTTGCCGCATCTCCCCGTTTCAATTTCATCGGCAATATTGAACTGGGCGAGGATCTCCCTCTACAAGCGCTTAAGCCGCATTATGATGCTATCTTATTCTCATACGGAGCTCCGAAGGATAAAGAGTTGGGTATTCCCGGAGAGAAAGCCTGTCGGAATGTATACTCAGCTCGCGAATTTGTCGGGTGGTACAATGGTCTTCCCGAGCACCGCGACCTAGCACCAGACCTGACATCCGGTGAAAACGCTGTGATTATCGGCCAGGGCAACGTTGCGCTAGATGTAGCAAGAATCTTACTATCAGATGTGGATACTCTGCGCAAGACTGACATAACAGATTATGCTGTGGAGGCATTGGCCAAGAGCAAGATCAAACGAGTTCACGTAGTTGGCCGTCGAGGGCCGATGCAG GCTGCATTCACAATCAAGGAGCTTCGTGAGTTGCTCCAGTTACCGGGTGTGTCGTTCGATCCAGTTCGTAAGGAACTATTCCCACCAGACGATGTCATGAATTCCCTCCCTAGAGCCCAGAAACGGCTCATCCAGCTCCTCGCAAAGGGATCCAGTAACGATCCAGCAACATCCGCCAAGTCCTGGTCATTAGATTTCCTTCTCTCGCCAGAGTGCCTCAACTGGTCCCCAATTCATCCATACCGCCTGTCACACGTCAAATTCTCCCGCAATGAATTAGACCCGGCGGATCCATATATTACTAGTGCTAAAGTGTCGCCCAAGTATCTTTCCAACGGCCAGCGAGCGCAGGTCAACATTCCCGCTAATACATTCTTCCGAAGTGTTGGATACAAATCACTCCCTTTGCCTGGACTAGAAGACCTTGGGATTCAATTTGACACGAAACGCGGTGTCATCCCCAACGACGGATTCGGTAGAGTCACAAGCCCCACGAATACAGGGGATAACGAACAGCTCCCTGATGGGTCAGTTATCTCACACCTACCGGGTCTATACTGTGCTGGCTGGGTCAAGCGTGGACCCACCGGCGTTATCGCGACGACCATGACAGACGCATTTACGACGGCAGATGTGGTGGCTGCTGATTTGAGCAGCCACCGAGGTAAGGGCTCTCTTTTGAATGGTCCCGGGCACAGCACCGGCCTTGGCTGGGAGGGAGTACGCCCCGAGGCCGAGAAGCGTGGTTTGCGGGCAACAACATGGGAGGACTGGCAGCGTATTGATGCTGCCGAACGTGAGCGGGGCCAGCAGATCGGTAAAATCCGTTCTAAATTCGGCAGAGTGGAGGAGATGCTTGAAGTTGTGCAATAA
- a CDS encoding uncharacterized protein (of unknown function-domain containing protein): protein MWKNLKEKHASKFGSAAPVAPKNDGNQDLTTILNRSQRADLTMLVAAILEQMRATIEQNFHGSPSHSHQPSPDHKENDSASISHDQQGNPTNQSDFKPTAQDLKAEATSLTSFDDWRDSVILRIGEVVNKSEGDDDDDDDEQHASTSSQASQQQAPVVPEDQGSLKKLRDVYPPVETPLIQLPEAKRLLILHSLLLLLLSLEHYNARSRVLMLYVASSLHLDVKILNGDEVKVARILLDTAIELSKNAETQNHGKKSDSSRKWKVGIASVAGAALIGITGGLAAPLVAAGLGTVLGGIGLGATAAAGYLGALAGSGVIVGGLFGAYGGRMTGRMVDKYAREVEDFAFLPVRGSRHRPQDEKEAAKQDHRLRVTIGITGWVTEEDNFVVPWRVIGADSEVFGLRWETEPLMNLGNAMDLLVTSAAWAAGEQVLKKTFFASLLSAVVLPLGLLKVARVADNPFSVAKVRADKAGEVLADALINKVQGERSVTLIGYSLGSRVIFSCLQSLAKRGAYGLVDSAILMGSATPSNAQHWRRMRNVVSGRLVNVYSENDAVLALLYRTSSLQLGVAGLQPVEDVAGVENLDASDIISGHLRYQFLVGHILSRIGLESIDVREVEREEAALAAKDQRQEQERIRNERRAGVQGSDSAHQKLESGELKDEENRLQKQVEERIHERLHLRHNE from the coding sequence ATGTGGAAGAATTTGAAAGAGAAACATGCCAGCAAATTCGGGTCGGCCGCCCCTGTGGCTCCGAAGAATGACGGCAACCAAGACCTAACTACTATATTGAACCGGTCCCAACGGGCAGACCTGACAATGCTGGTTGCTGCGATTCTGGAACAAATGAGAGCCACAATCGAGCAGAATTTTCATGGTTCGCCGTCACACAGTCATCAGCCTTCTCCCGACCACAAAGAAAACGATTCGGCTTCAATATCACATGATCAGCAAGGGAATCCGACCAACCAATCCGACTTTAAACCTACTGCGCAGGACCTGAAAGCCGAGGCCACCTCGCTCACAAGCTTTGATGACTGGAGGGACTCGGTTATCCTTCGGATTGGTGAAGTTGTTAACAAAAGCGAgggtgatgacgatgacgatgatgatgaacagCACGCCAGTACTAGCTCGCAAGCCTCTCAACAACAGGCTCCTGTAGTGCCTGAAGACCAGGGCTCATTAAAAAAGCTGCGTGATGTTTATCCTCCCGTGGAAACTCCTCTTATTCAGCTTCCAGAAGCCAAAAGACTCTTGATTCTCCATTCGCTGCTTCTATTGTTGCTCAGCCTAGAGCATTACAATGCTCGCTCGCGAGTGTTGATGCTGTACGTCGCATCTAGTCTACATTTGGATGTTAAGATCCTCAATGGTGATGAGGTCAAGGTTGCACGTATATTACTTGACACTGCCATTGAGTTGTCAAAGAATGCGGAAACACAAAATCATGGGAAGAAAAGCGACTCCTCGAGAAAGTGGAAGGTTGGTATAGCTTCAGTCGCCGGTGCAGCGCTCATTGGCATCACTGGTGGACTTGCCGCGCCCCTAGTTGCAGCTGGGCTGGGGACTGTCCTGGGGGGCATTGGACTTGGTGCTACCGCAGCTGCAGGGTACCTGGGTGCTCTTGCAGGAAGTGGTGTCATCGTTGGCGGTTTATTCGGTGCTTATGGAGGCCGAATGACTGGGCGTATGGTGGATAAATATGCCCGTGAAGTGGAGGACTTCGCGTTTCTGCCCGTCCGTGGTTCTCGGCATAGACCCCAggatgaaaaagaagctgCTAAGCAGGACCACCGACTACGGGTTACCATCGGCATCACGGGTTGGGTTACGGAGGAAGACAATTTTGTCGTTCCATGGCGTGTTATTGGCGCAGATTCCGAGGTCTTTGGCCTCCGCTGGGAAACAGAGCCGTTGATGAACCTCGGAAATGCAATGGATCTCCTGGTAACAAGCGCTGCATGGGCTGCCGGTGAACAAGTACTGAAGAAGACGTTCTTTGCATCCCTCTTGAGCGCGGTGGTTCTGCCTCTAGGTCTGCTCAAGGTTGCTCGTGTAGCCGACAATCCTTTCAGTGTTGCGAAGGTTCGGGCTGATAAGGCTGGGGAGGTTCTTGCCGATGCCTTGATCAACAAGGTGCAGGGCGAGAGATCAGTCACTCTTATAGGGTACTCCTTAGGCTCACGGGTGATCTTCTCCTGCCTCCAGAGCTTGGCCAAGCGCGGTGCATACGGTCTCGTGGACTCTGCAATTTTAATGGGTTCAGCGACTCCTTCTAATGCCCAACATTGGCGCCGTATGCGAAACGTAGTCAGCGGACGACTGGTCAATGTTTACTCAGAGAACGATGCTGTGCTTGCTCTATTGTATCGTACAAGCAGTCTTCAACTGGGTGTTGCGGGACTACAACCCGTCGAAGATGTAGCCGGTGTTGAGAACTTGGACGCCAGCGACATCATCAGTGGTCACTTGCGGTACCAATTCCTGGTCGGACATATCCTCAGCAGGATCGGGCTGGAGAGTATTGATGTGCGTGAGGTGGAACGCGAGGAGGCTGCACTGGCCGCCAAGGATCAGAGACAAGAACAGGAACGGATCCGAAATGAGCGCCGAGCAGGTGTTCAGGGCAGTGACTCGGCACATCAGAAGTTGGAGAGCGGCGAGCTGAAAGATGAGGAAAATCGCTTGCAGAAGCAGGTCGAAGAGAGAATTCATGAGCGTCTGCATTTGCGTCACAACGAGTAG